The Corvus hawaiiensis isolate bCorHaw1 chromosome 2, bCorHaw1.pri.cur, whole genome shotgun sequence genome includes a window with the following:
- the LOC125321409 gene encoding T-lymphocyte activation antigen CD80-like yields the protein MMCLPVSPPAPALRTWLRLGLFVLLCLGIGQALEKKVVKSKVGEKVSLPCCHEIPISESLHKYRVYWQKNITDVVLAYSEGNMISSHKRYQNRTEMDPWNLTLWISPMEILDNGSYQCVVQRNSVVVCDESVILFVTADFSKPNITAEVSADSCESTEMVIICSSHGGFPKPRISGALDNMSMEWNATWVSESSFSPYNVTGKLVLNVTKDVNITCSVEYNGFAKSTSLLLKKTNDCFVPPVPPPYNVITASIIIVITFILAITLAARYLPRHVCSHCCKGQNSVEEGVKDSMKARLSDKGTAETSSV from the exons ATGATGTGCCTGCCCGTCTCCCCACCGGCGCCGGCGTTGAGGACGTGGCTGAGGCTCGGGCTCTTCgtgctgctctgccttgggATAG GCCAAGCACTGGAGAAGAAAGTAGTCAAAAGCAAAGTGGGGGAAAAGGTCAGCCTGCCATGTTGTCATGAAATCCCCATCTCAGAAAGCCTACACAAGTACCGGGTCTACTGGCAGAAGAACATTACAGACGTGGTGCTGGCCTACTCAGAGGGGAATATGATCTCCAGTCACAAGCGGTACCAGAACCGGACAGAGATGGACCCCTGGAACCTCACCCTGTGGATCTCCCCCATGGAGATCCTGGACAATGGCTCTTACCAGTGTGTAGTTCAGCGCAACTCCGTTGTCGTGTGTGACGAGTCCGTCATCCTCTTTGTCACAG CTGACTTCAGCAAGCCCAACATAACAGCAGAAGTGTCCGCTGATTCCTGCGAGTCAACTGAGATGGTGATAATATGTTCTTCTCACGGAGGTTTCCCCAAGCCCAGGATCTCTGGAGCTCTCGACAACATGTCCATGGAGTGGAATGCCACCTGGGTGTCCGAGTCCAGCTTCAGCCCATACAACGTCACTGGAAAGCTGGTGCTCAATGTGACCAAGGATGTCAACATCACTTGCTCCGTTGAATACAATGGCTTTGCAAAGTCCACCAGTTTGCTTCTGA aaaaaacaaacgACTGCTTTGTTCCTCCTGTGCCTCCACCTTATAATGTCATTACTGCTTCAATTATCATCGTTATCACCTTCATTCTGGCTATCACCCTGGCAGCAAGATACCTCCCAAGGCATG tttgttctcACTGTTGTAAGGGCCAGAATTCGGTGGAAGAGGGTGTGAAAGACTCTATGAAGGCACGCTTGAGCGATAAAGGGACAGCTGAAACATCATCTGTATGA